ATCGAGGAAGTGTCGATGGGTTCCGGGACTATTTCCGTCAATTAACGGAGGTCGAACCCAAGCGAGCCGCCGCCTTCGGTATCCAGCACTTCACATGGCTGTGTATCAATGCCAAAGAGGCGGAGAACGTCTCGCTCTCACGCGATGTGATTGCGATGATTCCCGAGTTCTTAGAGGCCTCGAATGTGTTGGGAATCGGCGAGATCGGTTTGAACAAGAATACGCGGAATGAATCGATCATTTTTCTCGAGCACCTCGAACTCGCGATCAAACATGAGCAATCCATTTTGATTCACACGCCCCACTTGGAAGACAAGTTCCAAGGGACGCGGATGATTCTTGACATGCTGTCGGATGATTCACGCTTGGACCGCTCTCGCGTGTTAGTCGATCACGTCGAAGAGCACACCATTGCCGAAGTGCTCGACCGCGGTTTTTGGGCCGGAATGACGCTCTATCCCGTCACAAAATGTACGCCCGAAAGGGCCGCCGACATGATCGAGATGTGTGGTGGGGAACGATTGCTGGCAAATTCCGCTGGCGATTGGGGACCCAGCAAACCGACGGCAGTTCCCGATTTGATTTTTGAGTTGCGCCGCCGCGGCCATCGGGAATCGTTGATTCGAAAAGTGGTTTACGATAACCCGATCGAGTTTTTCTCGCAGAGTCGCAATTTCAATTTCAAGCCACGCGATGCCTCTTAACGATCGACAGAATCG
The sequence above is a segment of the Novipirellula galeiformis genome. Coding sequences within it:
- a CDS encoding TatD family hydrolase, coding for MDYIDPHIHMVSRITDDYATLARMGCVAMSEPAFWAGFDRGSVDGFRDYFRQLTEVEPKRAAAFGIQHFTWLCINAKEAENVSLSRDVIAMIPEFLEASNVLGIGEIGLNKNTRNESIIFLEHLELAIKHEQSILIHTPHLEDKFQGTRMILDMLSDDSRLDRSRVLVDHVEEHTIAEVLDRGFWAGMTLYPVTKCTPERAADMIEMCGGERLLANSAGDWGPSKPTAVPDLIFELRRRGHRESLIRKVVYDNPIEFFSQSRNFNFKPRDAS